In a single window of the Bactrocera dorsalis isolate Fly_Bdor chromosome 2, ASM2337382v1, whole genome shotgun sequence genome:
- the LOC105223146 gene encoding pro-corazonin, translating to MFKLFFSLAALCFLATCFGQTFQYSHGWTSGKRAVNTHRDNDIAEMLQQDGERKLERCLMQLQYLLHNPLSIRAGVQALTPANGNLFGNRHQSNELYEELNAAETNDYGKH from the exons ATGTTCAAATTATTCTTCTCATTGGCTGCCCTCTGCTTCTTGGCCACATGTTTCGGCCAAACGTTTCAATACTCACACGGCTGGACCAGCGGCAAACGAGCGGTGAACACTCATCGTGACAATGATATTGCCGAAATGCTCCAACAAGATGGCGAACGCAAATTGGAAAG ATGTCTCATGCAGTTGCAATATTTATTACACAATCCCCTGTCGATTCGTGCCGGCGTTCAAGCCCTGACTCCAGCAAACGGTAATCTATTTGGAAATCGTCATCAATCAAATGAATTGTACGAAGAGCTGAATGCTGCCGAGACGAACGATTATGGAAAGCATTAA
- the LOC105223147 gene encoding uncharacterized protein LOC105223147: MSQQNGISAEAAPEAETEPKGVVVYLKKLWAYRQYLVIEPFFFFYLMASVFNAVAMQNFPLDKACRVNLGYNKIVCDTTLDKSELGIECDDFNFENTTLGAVAADAALSIGSTGFNYTVCKAEIEAQKLAADVSGKRAPIAAIFPLIVLLFAGGWSDRYNKRKPCMIMPIVGELLSFTCLLISAIFFDALPMEFGAYCEAIVPALFGGLTFCLMAIYSYITIATPEKDRIFRFGIFAMFVTAVPFIGQPISGFLFQKLGYIFSFGMAASFQVIAILYIIFFIKEVQPAPKTVEKAPEDIPPPLPTQGPPPLRAGADNLAYEHTGTDEVDRVKNVSFELNSRLEPSDKSAQLSNADATTPARRSFLREFFDPTLVLDCLKFPLVKRPNHGRMLLILLITAYFLTLGPVSGENDYWYRYTLIKLNWNGNDFSFFFTFSSAAALVGTFIGTAILSKLLKFSDPTIGILSAVAIVISRILFAFASDTKSFYVAGVVDMFVSLRVIAIKTISSSIVDGAELSKMYSIFGISEPIGQFIFPPIFSAIYQETVATFPGAIFLFGEVFYVPNVLVFILCYIILRRRNKTQQKPVESANANNVPTNPDCEITSL; encoded by the exons ATGTCACAACAGAATGGCATTTCCGCTGAAGCCGCACCGGAAGCGGAGACGGAACCAAAAGGAGTGgtggtttatttaaaaaaactatggGCATATCGACAATATTTGGTGATTGaaccatttttctttttctacctGATGGCTAGTGTTTTTAATGCAGTAGCAATGCAAAATTTTCCGCTCGACAAG GCGTGTCGCGTTAATTTGGgttataataaaattgtctgCGACACTACTTTGGACAAATCCGAGCTGGGCATAGAATGTGACGACTTCAATTTCGAGAACACAACGCTCGGCGCAGTAGCAGCAGATGCTGCGCTCTCTATCGGTTCAACAGGCTTCAACTACACCGTGTGCAAAGCTGAAATCGAAGCGCAAAAATTAGCTGCCGATGTATCTGGGAAACGCGCACCTATTG CTGCCATCTTTCCTTTGATTGTGTTACTATTTGCTGGCGGCTGGTCTGATCGTTATAATAAGCGCAAGCCATGCATGATTATGCCCATTGTCGGCGAGTTGCTTTCCTTCACAT GTTTGCTCATTTCCGCAATCTTCTTCGACGCCCTGCCCATGGAATTTGGCGCATACTGCGAGGCGATCGTACCGGCATTATTTGGCGGACTCACGTTTTGTTTAATGgctatatacagttatataacTATAGCGACACCTGAAAAAGATCGCATATTTag GTTTGGTATCTTTGCGATGTTCGTGACAGCTGTGCCTTTTATTGGTCAACCGATTAGTGGTTTTCTCTTTCAGAAACTTGGTTATATAT TTTCGTTTGGCATGGCCGCATCATTTCAAGTTATTGCCATACTCTATataatattctttataaaagAGGTCCAACCCGCACCTAAAACAGTTGAAAAAGCACCTGAAGACATCCCGCCACCATTGCCGACGCAGGGTCCACCACCGTTACGTGCCGGCGCTGACAATTTGGCTTATGAGCATACGGGCACCGATGAGGTGGATCGCGTCAAGAATGTGAGCTTTGAATTAAATTCGCGTTTAGAGCCGTCGGATAAGTCGGCACAGTTGTCGAATGCTGACGCTACAACACCGGCTCGACGGTCCTTTCTTCGTGAATTCTTCGATCCAACTTTGGTTCTAGATTGCCTTAAATTTCCGTTAGTAAAACGTCCGAATCATGGAAGAATGTTACTGATTTTACTTATAACCGCTTACTTTTTGACCCTCGGTCCCGTTTCAG GCGAAAACGACTATTGGTACCGTTACACACTTATCAAACTCAATTGGAATGGAAATGACTTTAGTTTCTTCTTCACGTTTTCTTCTGCGGCAGCTTTAGTTG gCACTTTCATTGGTACCGCTATACTAAGTAAATTGCTGAAATTTTCGGACCCCACTATTGGTATATTATCAGCTGTAGCAATCGTTATTTCACGAATTCTCTTT GCTTTTGCCAGTGATACGAAGTCTTTCtatgttgctggtgttgttgatATGTTTGTGAGTTTGCGTGTCATTGCCATCAAAACTATTAGCTCTAGCATTGTTGACGGCGCGGAATTAA GCAAAATGTACTCGATATTTGGTATTAGTGAGCCAATTGGGCAGTTCATATTCCCGCCAATTTTCAGTGCCATATATCAAGAAACTGTGGCAACTTTTCCTGGTGCGATCTTTCTCTTTGGTGAAGTATTCTATGTACCCAATGTGCTGGTGTTTAT ATTGTGTTATATCATTTTACGGCGCAGAAATAAAACTCAGCAGAAGCCTGTAGAAAGTGCCAATGCAAATAATGTCCCCACAAATCCGGATTGTGAAATAACTAGTCTATAa